A window of Nonomuraea angiospora genomic DNA:
TTCCATCCGTACTGGCGCAGCGTGTCGAGCATCTCGAAGCGCACGTCGGTGGCCTGGCCGCGGCGCTGCACGATCGACTTGTCCACCAGCTGGGTCAGCAGGTCCATGAGGCTTTCCGGGGCGATCCCGTCCTCCGAGCACACGTGCTCGATCGCGTCCAGGCCGCAGCCGCCGGAGAAGACCGACAGCCGCTCCCACAGCGTCCGCTCCTCCTCGGAGCAGAGGTCATAGCTCCAGTCCACCAGCGCGCGGAGCGTCTTCTGGCGCGGCGGCGCGGTGGTGGGCCCGGTCGTCAGCAGCCGGAACCGGTCGTCGAGGCGCTCCAGGATCTGCTCCACTGACAGGACCAGCACCCGTACCGCCGCGAGCTCGATGGCCAGGGGGATGCCGTCCAGCCGCCGGCACAGCCGCGCCACCGCCGCGCTGTTGGCGTCGGTGACCCTGAACTCGTGCACGGCCGAGGCGGCCCGGTCCTCGAACAGGCGCACCGCCTCGTTCTCCAGCGCGCCGTCCATCGAGATCTCGGCCGCCCCAGGCACGTTCAGCGGCGGGACCTCCAGCACCAGCTCCCCCGGGACGTGCAGCGCCTGCCGGCTGGTGGCCAGGACGCGCAGCTCGGGGGCCATCGCCAGCAGGTCGCCGGCCAGCGCGGCGACCTGGGGCAGCAGGTGCTCGCAGTTGTCCAGCACCAGCAGCAGCCGCTTGTCGTGCAGGTATTCGGCGAGGGAGGCCGGGTCCTGCCTGGGGCATCCGACGGCGTCGGCGACCGTCTCGGTGAGCAGCGCGCCCGCCACCAGCGGGGCCAGGTCGACCAGCCAGACCCCGTCGCCGAACTCCCGCGCCATCTCGGCGGCGATCCGCCGCGCCAGCCGCGTCTTGCCCACCCCGCCGACGCCGGTGAGCGTCAGGAACCGGCCGGTGGTGAGCAAGCGCTTGCCCTCGGCGATCTCGTTCCTGCGACCGACGAAGCTCGTGAGCTCCAGTGGCAGATTCCCCGCACGTGACCGCGCCATCGCCCCCATAGCTTCCACAAACCTCGTCACCCGTGCGCGCCCTCGCAGGCCTCGGCTTATTGCTACCCGTGGTGGGCAACGTCATGGCACTGAAGACGCAAACCCTGCGCCAGTGGTGAGCGGGCCGGTCATGCCCGGCCCAAGCGCCCTTGGGCCGGGGCCGACCTGCGGGTTCGGGCCTGTTTCATGAGCTCCGTACGGGGAGGCCGGTCAGGCCGTGCATGAGCAGCCCCGGACGCCACGACAGCCGCTCCTCGGGGACGGCGAGCCGCAGACCGGGGAAACGCTCCAGCAGGTGGCGGAAGGCCACCACGCCCTCGGTCCTGGCCAGCGGGGCGCCCAGGCAGTAGTGGATGCCGTGGCCGAACGCGACGTGCTGGCCCGCAGGCCGGGTGACATCGAGGCGATCGGCGTCGGCGAACTGCGCCGCGTCCCGGTTGGCCGACAGGAACGACACCAGCACGAGCTGCCCCGCCGGGATCTCCGTGCCGCCGATGGTGACGCGCTCCTTGGTGAACCTGAGGGTGGACGTGCTGACCGGCCCGTCGTAACGGAGGAACTCCTCGACCGCCGCCGGCAGCAGCCCGGGGTCCGCCCGGAGCTTGGCGAGCTGGTCGGGGTGGCGCAGGAGCGCGAGCGCCCCGTTGCAGATCAGGTGCACGGTCGTCTCGTGGCCGGCGACCGTGAGCAGGAACGCGGTGTCGACGAGCTCCCGCCCGCTCAGCGCGCCCTCCTCGTCCTGGGCCTGCACCATGGCGCTGAGCAGGTCGTCGGCCGGCGCGGCCCGCCTGGCCTCGCAGAGCTCGGCGAGGTAGGTGGTGAACTCGGTGGCGGCCCGCACGACCACCTCCGGATCCAGTACGGCGCCCTCGATGGTGGTGTTGGACCACTTGATGAGCTGCGGCCAGTCCTCCTCGGGGATGCCGAGCAGCTCCCCGATCACCATGGCGGGCAGGGGCACGGCGTAGTCGTGCAGCAGGTCGAACTCCGGCCCCAGCTTGTCGAGGAGGCCCGCGCTGATCTGCTCGACACGGGGACGCAACGCCTGGACGCGGCCCGCCGTGAACACCTTGCCCACCAGCCGCCGCAGGCGCGCGTGGTCGGGCGGGTCGACGAAGAGCATGTTGTGGGGCACCACGGCCTCGTAGCCGCTGCTGTCGCCGCCCTCCAGCTCGTTCGACTTGATCATGTCCGGGTTGTTCGTGAAGTCCTTGCTGAGGCGGGGGTCGGTGCAGGCCGCCTTGACGTCCTCGTACCGGCTCACCACCCAGACCCGTACGCCCTGCGGGGTCGCGGTGCGAAAGACCGGGCGCCCTTCGCGGAGCCCCGCGAACACGGAATGCGGGTCACGCAAATAGTCCTCATCGAACAACGTCTCGATCATCGTCACCCTTTCGCGCACGGAATGGCAGGCGTCCACCTTATGTTCGGGCTCCGTCCCCTGCCATTTCCGTTTTCCACCCCCTAATTTCGGCCACCCGAAAACAGGGGCTCGGCCTGGCGAACCCCGCCCACCAGCGGCACCACCGGGCCCGGAGATACCGCGTCCTCGTGGTAATAGCCGTGGCTTCCGTATATCCAGGTCACGACACAGATGAGGTGAGCCCGGAACGCGATTTCCGGGCCTCAGCGGCGCCCGCGAAAAGCCGCAAGCTCCCGGGAGACCAAGGCTCCGGAGCCGAGCACGCGCGCGGCCGCGCCGTGATCCTGATCAGGGCCTGCCGGCACCGGGTGCGGAAACGGCGAGGGTCAGGATCTGTCCGGTGCGAGGTCCGGTGGTCAGCCGCTGGAGGTTGTCCGTGACGCCGTCGGACCCGCGCCACTCGGCCGTCATGACGAACAAGGTACGCCGGTCCGGGCCCCCGAGCATCAACGCGAACGGGGCCTGGTCCTCGGAGAGTTCGACGCGTTCGAGGATGCCGCCGCCCTCGGCGACGCGGACGATCGCGGACGCGCCGGTGGAGACCCATACCGCGCCCTCGGCATCCAGGCAGATGCCGTCCGGGGCGACTCCGTCGGCGAAGATCCGCCGGTTGGACAGCCCTCCGTCCGCGTCGATGTCGAACGCGGTGAGCCGCCCGGCGAACGACTCGGCGATGATCAGCGTCCGGTCGTCGGGCGTGATGACCATGCCGTTGGGGAACTGGATGTCGTCGGCGACCTGGCGCAGTTCGCCCTCTGGCGTGACGAGCTTGATGTAGCCGGGCTTGGGCGCGCCGCCACCGGCGAAGTCGAAGTCCGCCCCGTTGATGTAGATGTTGCCGCGCCCGTCCACGACGATCTCGTTGCCGCCCTGATCGGCGACGGTGACCATAGACCCGTCCGGCTCTTGACGGCGCAGCTTGTCCCCGGTCATCAGCAGCCTGCCGTCGGGCAGCCAGTCGATGGAGTACCCCATCGGGACCGGGCCCCGTACGGATGCGACCTCTGACTTGCCGTCAAGATCGACGGCCACGACCTCCCGGTCGATCCAGTTGCAGAACCACAGCCGGTCCTCGTGCCACCGCGGCGACTCAGGAATTCCCAGGCCCGTCAGCAGAACCTTCGGCTTGGACATGACGCCTCCTCACTTCGCCCGACTGCGCCGACCGCAGCCCGGCTTTCCTGCTTTTCACACGAACAGCCCCCTCCCCGATCGACACGATGACCGCGAACGTGCGAATTTTTCTGGGAGCTCTGCCGGCAGCCGCTCGACGGGCCGGCCGTTCAGGCGGGTCCGTCCCGTCGGTCCCGCCGGTCGCGGCGCGCCGCGGCGCGATCAGCCAGGCGGCCCCGGCCGTCCCGTCCCGTACGCGCTGCCCCTCATCGGCGATCGGCGGGTGAGCCTCGCAGGCAGGCCGAACGTCCGATGCCCCTCCTCCCGCCGGCTCGCATCGCCGCGGACGTCGAGCCTCCGCTGCCCTCCGGAAGCCGGTCAGCGGGGGTTTTCGTCCTGTGTCACCTTCTCCGCTCGCCGCCGCGGATCGGCGGTGGCACGCCGCCTACGATCCCGAGCCGCCCATGGAGCAGGCGGGATTCGGGCCCCTGGCGGACGCCGCCTCGGGTCATGATCCCGACCCCGGCTGTTCGACGGCATCGGCTCGATCACGCGCGCCCGCGGCATTGAGGCGAGCCACATTCCCCGGCGCCTCACCTCGACGAGCCGCCGGTCCGGCCCCCGTCCGCGAGGAGATCGCCTCGGCTCCGGCCGCGTCGACATGCTGCTGAGCGAGCGAAAAAGACCTGCCCCGACACCGTCGCGCCAGGCTCGAAACTGTCGGTGCCGACCGGCATGGTGGTGCCATGACCGAGACGCTCCCCTTCACCGTCCTCGCCGATGACACGGCCTACGCCGAGGCCGTCCAGCTCGCCGTCGACTCCGCCGCCGCCTACTACGCCGACGGCACCTCCACGCTTGACGACGACGCCTACGACCGGCTGGTCCGCGGCATCCAGGCGTACGAGGAGGAGCATCCCGAGGCGGTGCTGCCGTCGTCGCCGACCGGCAAGGTGGCAGGCGGGGCCGTGGTGGGCGACGTGCCGCACACCGTGCCGATGCTGAGCCTGGACAACGTGTTCGGCGCCGAGCAGCTCGCCGACTGGGCGGCCGGGCTGGAGCGGCGGCTGGGCCGGCCGGTGACGGCGTGGAGCGTGGAGCCCAAGCTCGACGGCCTGGCGATCTCGGCCCGCTACCGGCACGGGCGGCTCGCGCAGCTGGTCACGCGGGGCGACGGCAGCGCGGGCGAGGACGTCTCGCACGCCATCGGCACCATCGTCGGGCTGCCCGACCGGCTGGCCGACGCGGTCACGGTGGAGCTGCGCGGCGAGGTCATGATGACCACGGCCCAGTTCGAGGAGGCCTGCGCCAAGCGGCAGGCGCACGACGGCACCACGTTCGCCAACCCGCGCAGCGCCGCCGCGGGCACGCTGCGCGCGCAGGACCGGCCGTACGTGTGCGAGCTGACCTTCTTCGGCTACGGCGTCGTGCCGGCGCCCGACGACCACTCCGAGCTGGCGGTGCGGCTGCGCGAGCTGCCGCACAGCCAGATCATGGACTGGGTGGCCACCCAGGGCGTGCAGACCACCGCCGCCACGCCGGTCGCCGGGATCGTGGCCGCCGGTCTTGAGCGCGTGCAGGAGCGGGTGGGGGAGATCGCGGCGGTCCGCGCCGAGCTGCCGTTCGGCATCGACGGCATCGTGATCAAGTGCGACCTCGCGGCCGACCAGGCCGAGGCCGGGTTCAGCTCCCGCGCGCCCCGCTGGGCCATCGCCTACAAGCTGCCCGCCACGGAGAAGATCACCAAGCTGATCGCCGTGGAGTGGAACACCGGCCGCACCGGCATCATCGCCCCGCGCGCCGTGCTGGAGCCGGTCGAGCTCGACGGCAGCATCGTCACCTACGCCACCCTGCACAACGTCGCCGACATCACCCGGCGCGGTCTCATGCTGGGCGACAGCGTGACCGTCTACAAGGCAGGCGACGTCATCCCGAGGGTCGAGGCACCGGTCGTCCACCTGCGCACCGGCGACGAGCAGCCGATCGAGATCCCGCAGGTCTGCCCGTCGTGCGGTGACGGGATCGACAGCTCGCAGGAGCGGTGGCGGTGCGTGCGCGGGCGCGGCTGCCGCGCGATCGCCTCCATCATCTACGCGGTCGGCCGCGACCAGCTCGACATCGAGGGGCTGGCGGAAAACCGCGTCAAGCAGATGCTCGACGCCGGCCTCATCGCCGACTTCGCCGACCTGTTCTTCCTGACCCGCGAGCAGTTGCTCGGCCTGGAGCGCATGGGCGAGACCAGCACCGACAACCTGCTGGCCGCCATCGAGCAGGCCAAGACCAGGCCGCTCAGCAGGGTGTTCGCGGCGCTCGGGGTGCGCGGCACCGGCCGGTCCATGAGCCGCCGCCTCGCCCGCCACTTCGCCACGATGGACGCCATCCGCACCGCCGACGCCGAGGCGATCCAGCACGTGGACGGCATCGGCCCGGAGAAGGCACCGGTCGTGGTGGCCGAGCTGATCGAGCTGGCCCCGCTCATCGACAAGCTCGTCCAGGCCGGCGTCAACATGACCGAGCCCGGCGCCACACCGCCCGCCGAAGGCGAGGAGCCCAAGGTCGAGCTTCCGCTGGCGTCGATGTCGGTGGTGGTCACCGGCACGATGACCGGGCCGCTGGCGGCGCTGTCGCGCAACGAGGTCAACGAGCTGATCGAACGCGCGGGCGGCAAGTCGTCCTCCAGCGTCTCGGCCAAGACGTCCCTGCTGGTGGCGGGCGAGAAGGCCGGCTCGAAGCGGGCCAAGGCCGAGTCGCTCGGGATCCGCATCCTCACGCCGGAGGAGTTCGCCACCCAGGTCCACGCCTTCCTGTAGGCGCCCTGCCCTGAGGGCACGCAGCGCAGGGACGCGGGGTCCCGGCCGGTCAGCTCCAGGGCCGCACGGCTCTTGGCGCCGCGGCGTCGGCGGCCACGACCGGCTGGATCCTCAACGAGCACGCCGCGCGCAACCCGGTCATCGGCAGGGCGAGCTGGAGCATCGGCGTCGCCCTCACCGAGGGCGTCACCCCGTGACTTCCTACTGGGCCGCGTCGTCGCCCCGCACCCGTCCGCCTACCTGGTGCCCGTCAACGCTGAAGTGCCCGATATGGGCATGAGCCTGCCCTCCTTTGGTGATCTCGATGGCCCGTGCCAGGCTGGAGCGCTCGGGCGGCGTGGGGGTTGCTGGGCGCGGGTTGGCGGGCGAGGGTGCCGTGTGCCACCGCGCCACATGAACGTGATGCACTGAGTAGCGCCGCCCGCAACGGGGAGTTACCGGGTATGGATGGAACCATGATCCTTTTGAGTCGGACAGTCCACGTGGCCGTGCTCACCTTCTTGGTCCTCCCGATCGTCGCCGTCCCGCCGGCGGCGGCCGACACCCGCAAGCAACCGCAGGCCGAAGCCGGCGCCGCGCTCGCCCGCCATATGTTGTCCCAGTTGAAGGTGGCCAGGGCATTATCGATCCGCGGCTATGCCCACCATCGCTTCCTGCCCCGATGGGCGCACCACAAGGGCGCGTGCGACACCCGGGAGACGGTGCTGGCCCGCGACGGGCGACGTGTGCGCAAGAACGCCGCGTGCCATCCCGTCAAGGGCTTCTGGTACAGCCCGTACGACGGCAAGTGGCTGAAGAGCGAGAAGCATGTGGACGTCGACCACATAGTGCCGCTGTCGTACGCCTGGCGTTCCGGCGCCAGCAGATGGAGCCAGGCACGCAGGCGCGCCTTCGCCAACGACCTCACCCGGCCCGAACTGATCGTCGTCAGCCACTCCGCCAACATCGCCAAGGGCGGCCAGGGGCCGCAGAGCTGGCGTCCTGCGCGCCGCGCCTATTGGTGCCGCTACGCGACCTCATGGATCACCGTGAAGCACCACTACCGGCTCTTCGTGACGAAGAAGGAGAAGAAGGCGCTGCTCAACATGCTCCGCACCTGCCGAGGACGCTGACAGACCGCCCGTTCGGGGTTCGGGATCGCGGACGAGGTGGGGCTGCCGCTGCCGGGACCACCGGCGGCGGCCGGTGTTAGCCTGCTCGTCATGTCCAGCGGCGATCATGACTTACCCGGCCCCGGCCGGGCACGTACCTCGGATGAGGCGTCGGCCGACGGGACGCTGAGCGATGCGCGTTTCTTGATCCACGGCGACCCCGACGAGACGCTGAGCGATCCGCGTTTCCTGATCCACGCCGACCCCGACGAGGTGATGGCGCTCGCGTCGCGAGCACGCGGCGGCGAGGCGCGGCTGGCCGCGGCGGTCTACCGCACGTCCGCCGGCCGGCATCGTGACCTGCCTCCCGCCGAGCGCCGTCAGATCCTGGCCGTGGACGCCGCCCGGTGGCAGGCCGCCGATCTGGGGCGACGGCTCGCCGAAGTGCCGGACGAGCACGGCGCGGCCGCTCCGTACCGGGTGGAGTGGGCGACGGGCACGTCGCTGGAGGGCGCGCTGCTGTGGTCGGCCGATCTGCCGGACCACGACAGGCTCGGGCCGGCCGGGGTCTGGGCGATGGCGGCCGGCGGGCCGCCGGGCCGAGCCGTGGTGACGGTCGCGGCCTTCGGCCGTGACGGCTGGACCTGGGACCTGGCCTCGGGCAGCTGCGTCGGCAGGCCCGTGTTCGGCGACGGAGGAGTCGAAGCCCTGGAGAGCGTGGTGCTCGACGGTCGCCGGTCGCTGGTCGTCAGCGGGTACAGCGTCGTGGGCGACCTCGTACGGGCGAGCGTGTGGGTGATGGACGCCGGCTCCGGGCAGCGCGTCGGCTCGCCGTTCGTGACCGAGGGTCACGTACGCGATCCGCTGGCCGTCGCCACGGTGGCGGGCCGTCCGGTGGCGATCTCCGCCGGGTCGGCGGTGAGAGCCTGGGATCTGCTCGCGCAGCGCCCGCTGGGCACGCCGTTCGAGGCGCACGGCGGCACGAGCGTGATCTCGATCGCCACGACGACCCTGGACGGCCGCGCGGTCGCGGTCACCGGTGACTACGACGGCCTCGTGCGGGTGTGGGACCCCATCGACGGGACGGAGGCCGCGGCGCCGATCGAGACTTCCGGCAGGCCGGAAAGCCTGCTCGCCCTGTCTCTCGACGGCCGGCCTGTCGTGGTCGCCGGCGGCTACGACGGGCCGGTCGAGGTGCGGGATCTGCGCGAGGGGACTCTCGTCCACGAGCTGCTGCCCGAGGACGTGGCGGCGAGGGGCGGCGGTTCGCTCGCCGCCGCCGAACTCGACGGCCGCCCGATCGTGGTCGCCCTCGACCGCGACGGGCGCGTACGAGTGCTGGACCTCGCCACGGGCGAGCCGCTGTGCGCGCCCCTGCCTCCAGGGCGCGGAAGACCCGACGCGATCCGCGTGGCCGAGGCCGGCGGCCGTCCGATCGCCGTCACCAGCGGGTTGCACTCGTCCGTGGTGCAGGCGTGGGACCTGGCCGCCGCGTGCGCCGCACCGGCCGTCGGAGCGCCGCGCAGCCTGTCGGGCGACCTCACCGCCCTGGCGGTCGGCGAGGTCAACGGCCGCGAGGTCATCGTCACGGCTCATCACGACGGCCCCGCCGACGAGCCCAGATGGGGCGAGGGGTACGTGTGTGTCACCGACCTGGCCGACGGCACGGCGATGGCACCCGCCATCCCCACCGGAGAAGGACGTACGCAGCTCGCCCTGGCCGACCTCCACGGGGACCCCGTCGCGGTGATCACCTGCAACGAGCGATTCGTGCCGCGGCTGCTGCGCTTGCCTGAGGGTCAGGAACTGGACGTCACGTTCACCACCTCGGACCACCGGCAGGACCACAACGGCCGGATCACCGCGCTCGCCACCGGCCGGCTGGGCGACCGCCCCGTGGTGGTGACCGGCGGAAGGCACAACCAGGCGCGCACGTGGTACCTGGACAGCGGCGCCATGCGCACGGCCGTCAGCGGGCGGGGCGACGGGTACACCCATGTCACCGCCGCAGCCGTCGGCTCGCTTCGAGGCCGCGCCGTGGCGGTCACCGCCGGACACGGATCCGGCACGCCCGAGATCCGCGTGTGGTGGCTGTCCAGCGGCCGCCCGGTCTGTCAGCCGGAGCCAGGTCACAGCGGAGCCGTGAACGCCGTCGCGATCAGTGACCTGGACGGCTCCCCGGTCGCGGTGACCGCCGGCGCGGATCAGACGGTCCGGGTGTGGGACCTGGACAGCGGAAAACTGATCAGAGACCCCCTGATCGGGCATACGGCACCGGTGCTGGCCGTGGCCGTGACCGAGCTGGACGGCCGCCCCGCCGTGGTGACCGGCGGCGCGGATCGGACCGTCCTGATGTGGGACCTGGACAGCGGACGCCACCTGCGACGGGTGGACCTGCCCGGCGCGGTCTCGCAGGTCGCCGTCGCGTCGGGCGGCCGGCTGGTCGTCGCGTTTGATGACGACCTCGCCGTCATGTCCCCCCAGCACCTGATGGCGGAGCGGTGAGATGTGAGATGCGAGACGTGAGGAACCGCGGATCAGCGCCGACGACCGCCGCCGGACCGTGGCCGCCACCTGCG
This region includes:
- a CDS encoding cytochrome P450 family protein gives rise to the protein MIETLFDEDYLRDPHSVFAGLREGRPVFRTATPQGVRVWVVSRYEDVKAACTDPRLSKDFTNNPDMIKSNELEGGDSSGYEAVVPHNMLFVDPPDHARLRRLVGKVFTAGRVQALRPRVEQISAGLLDKLGPEFDLLHDYAVPLPAMVIGELLGIPEEDWPQLIKWSNTTIEGAVLDPEVVVRAATEFTTYLAELCEARRAAPADDLLSAMVQAQDEEGALSGRELVDTAFLLTVAGHETTVHLICNGALALLRHPDQLAKLRADPGLLPAAVEEFLRYDGPVSTSTLRFTKERVTIGGTEIPAGQLVLVSFLSANRDAAQFADADRLDVTRPAGQHVAFGHGIHYCLGAPLARTEGVVAFRHLLERFPGLRLAVPEERLSWRPGLLMHGLTGLPVRSS
- the ligA gene encoding NAD-dependent DNA ligase LigA translates to MTETLPFTVLADDTAYAEAVQLAVDSAAAYYADGTSTLDDDAYDRLVRGIQAYEEEHPEAVLPSSPTGKVAGGAVVGDVPHTVPMLSLDNVFGAEQLADWAAGLERRLGRPVTAWSVEPKLDGLAISARYRHGRLAQLVTRGDGSAGEDVSHAIGTIVGLPDRLADAVTVELRGEVMMTTAQFEEACAKRQAHDGTTFANPRSAAAGTLRAQDRPYVCELTFFGYGVVPAPDDHSELAVRLRELPHSQIMDWVATQGVQTTAATPVAGIVAAGLERVQERVGEIAAVRAELPFGIDGIVIKCDLAADQAEAGFSSRAPRWAIAYKLPATEKITKLIAVEWNTGRTGIIAPRAVLEPVELDGSIVTYATLHNVADITRRGLMLGDSVTVYKAGDVIPRVEAPVVHLRTGDEQPIEIPQVCPSCGDGIDSSQERWRCVRGRGCRAIASIIYAVGRDQLDIEGLAENRVKQMLDAGLIADFADLFFLTREQLLGLERMGETSTDNLLAAIEQAKTRPLSRVFAALGVRGTGRSMSRRLARHFATMDAIRTADAEAIQHVDGIGPEKAPVVVAELIELAPLIDKLVQAGVNMTEPGATPPAEGEEPKVELPLASMSVVVTGTMTGPLAALSRNEVNELIERAGGKSSSSVSAKTSLLVAGEKAGSKRAKAESLGIRILTPEEFATQVHAFL
- a CDS encoding WD40 repeat domain-containing protein, with product MSSGDHDLPGPGRARTSDEASADGTLSDARFLIHGDPDETLSDPRFLIHADPDEVMALASRARGGEARLAAAVYRTSAGRHRDLPPAERRQILAVDAARWQAADLGRRLAEVPDEHGAAAPYRVEWATGTSLEGALLWSADLPDHDRLGPAGVWAMAAGGPPGRAVVTVAAFGRDGWTWDLASGSCVGRPVFGDGGVEALESVVLDGRRSLVVSGYSVVGDLVRASVWVMDAGSGQRVGSPFVTEGHVRDPLAVATVAGRPVAISAGSAVRAWDLLAQRPLGTPFEAHGGTSVISIATTTLDGRAVAVTGDYDGLVRVWDPIDGTEAAAPIETSGRPESLLALSLDGRPVVVAGGYDGPVEVRDLREGTLVHELLPEDVAARGGGSLAAAELDGRPIVVALDRDGRVRVLDLATGEPLCAPLPPGRGRPDAIRVAEAGGRPIAVTSGLHSSVVQAWDLAAACAAPAVGAPRSLSGDLTALAVGEVNGREVIVTAHHDGPADEPRWGEGYVCVTDLADGTAMAPAIPTGEGRTQLALADLHGDPVAVITCNERFVPRLLRLPEGQELDVTFTTSDHRQDHNGRITALATGRLGDRPVVVTGGRHNQARTWYLDSGAMRTAVSGRGDGYTHVTAAAVGSLRGRAVAVTAGHGSGTPEIRVWWLSSGRPVCQPEPGHSGAVNAVAISDLDGSPVAVTAGADQTVRVWDLDSGKLIRDPLIGHTAPVLAVAVTELDGRPAVVTGGADRTVLMWDLDSGRHLRRVDLPGAVSQVAVASGGRLVVAFDDDLAVMSPQHLMAER
- a CDS encoding SMP-30/gluconolactonase/LRE family protein, encoding MSKPKVLLTGLGIPESPRWHEDRLWFCNWIDREVVAVDLDGKSEVASVRGPVPMGYSIDWLPDGRLLMTGDKLRRQEPDGSMVTVADQGGNEIVVDGRGNIYINGADFDFAGGGAPKPGYIKLVTPEGELRQVADDIQFPNGMVITPDDRTLIIAESFAGRLTAFDIDADGGLSNRRIFADGVAPDGICLDAEGAVWVSTGASAIVRVAEGGGILERVELSEDQAPFALMLGGPDRRTLFVMTAEWRGSDGVTDNLQRLTTGPRTGQILTLAVSAPGAGRP
- a CDS encoding HNH endonuclease family protein, with the translated sequence MILLSRTVHVAVLTFLVLPIVAVPPAAADTRKQPQAEAGAALARHMLSQLKVARALSIRGYAHHRFLPRWAHHKGACDTRETVLARDGRRVRKNAACHPVKGFWYSPYDGKWLKSEKHVDVDHIVPLSYAWRSGASRWSQARRRAFANDLTRPELIVVSHSANIAKGGQGPQSWRPARRAYWCRYATSWITVKHHYRLFVTKKEKKALLNMLRTCRGR